One window of the Magnolia sinica isolate HGM2019 chromosome 19, MsV1, whole genome shotgun sequence genome contains the following:
- the LOC131234844 gene encoding short-chain dehydrogenase TIC 32 B, chloroplastic has protein sequence MKETLRYLIGATGPSGFGSKTTAEQVTEDTSCLIPSQLTAMITGATSGIGTETARVLAKRGVRLVIPARDLVKAAEVKEKIQKENPKAEIILFELDLSSFASVQRFCSAFLSLGLPLNILINNAGKFCQNLEFSDDKFEMTFATNYLGHFLLTETLIDKMVETAAQTGIEGRIINVSSVIHTWVKRDGFQFNEMLSPNKYNGTRAYAQSKLANVLHAKEVSRQLKARNARVTINAVHPGIVKTGIIRDHKGLITDSVFFLASKLLKSIAQGASTTCYVALSTNLNGISGKYYADCNETSCSSLANDETEARNLWKQTRTVIYRRLCQSVT, from the exons ATGAAGGAAACACTAAGGTATTTGATAGGTGCCACAGGCCCAAGTGGATTTGGATCAAAGACCACAGCTGAGCAAGTGACAGAGGACACCTCTTGTTTAATCCCATCTCAGCTAACGGCTATGATCACTG GAGCGACGTCCGGTATCGGCACCGAAACTGCAAGAGTGCTGGCGAAGAGAGGGGTGAGGCTTGTCATTCCTGCAAGGGATCTCGTGAAAGCTGCTGAAGTGAAGGAGAAGATCCAGAAGGAGAATCCAAAGGCTGAGATTATTCTGTTTGAGCTTGATCTGAGCTCGTTTGCTTCAGTACAGAGATTTTGCTCTGCTTTCTTGTCTCTGGGATTGCCACTCAATATCCTCAT AAATAATGCTGGGAAATTTTGTCAGAATTTAGAGTTCTCGGATGACAAATTCGAGATGACTTTTGCAACAAATTATTTAG GGCATTTTTTATTGACAGAAACTCTAATCGATAAAATGGTAGAAACGGCAGCACAAACAGGCATTGAAGGACGGATAATCAACGTCTCCTCCGTAATCCACACATGGGTTAAAAGAGATGGCTTCCAGTTCAATGAGATGCTAAGCCCCAACAA GTACAATGGCACACGTGCGTATGCTCAATCGAAACTGGCTAACGTATTGCATGCCAAGGAAGTTTCAAGGCAACTCAAG GCAAGAAATGCAAGAGTAACAATCAATGCAGTGCATCCTGGAATTGTGAAGACTGGAATCATTAGAGATCACAAAGGCTTGATCACAG ATTCAGTGTTTTTCCTGGCATCCAAGCTACTAAAATCAATAGCCCAG GGGGCGTCAACAACATGCTATGTCGCTCTCAGCACAAACCTCAATGGAATTAGTGGAAAATACTATGCAGACTGCAATGAGACTTCATGCTCGAGCCTAGCAAATGATGAAACAGAAGCAAGAAACCTTTGGAAGCAAACCCGCACAGTGATCTACAGACGATTATGTCAATCCGTAACTTAG